One segment of Babesia bigemina genome assembly Bbig001, chromosome : II DNA contains the following:
- a CDS encoding RNA methylase, putative, translated as MVRLLFWMSLNQEYNELIEPELESLAELHGITPEQFKLSHYRDENGDSEPVVEDNEYNLKFNDYYTALVRGEEIDDKRIRKSQQNVFYYATVPSEEHAIAMFDRSIQLKAIIDVWTEGQRYSNILQNIRTQHQHNVEQTLVGKSWCVKYNCFNAKNDTDKLVAILEEMTEVFERAGKVDIKNPETKIAIIENYFDDKSRNLRTIYFGRYLRDRSDIGYWWDHYALSKRPILAPTTLENMLAFIMANLALVKKGSVVLDPFAGSAGSLITASHFGAVCFGSDIDMRILKGWGVAHHNRNLPQSGKALSNMHTDTADLPTHIYTNFKFYGLTTAEMLRFDNRYTVWRSMGALQNCRKEWVDAIITDPPYGIRASAKHRRLLHDGTGNEAVHCLIGTLLDLAESMLVPGGRLVFLLPTKNDRWEVQAKTYCSHRLTDALHVIKRDKLLVKHLGLQSLTGGASRFIVVLEKAPTPISSTEVEFKN; from the exons ATGGTCAGGCTGCTCTTCTGGATGTCCTTAAACCAGGAGTATAATGAACTCATCGAACCGGAATTGGAATCTCTCGCCGAACTGCACGGAATAACGCCAGAACAGTTCAAGCTCAGTCACTACAGGGATGAAAACGGGGATTCGGAACCAGTCGTTGAAGACAATGAGTACAACCTGAAGTTCAACGACTACTACACCGCTCTCGTACGGGGAGAAGAGATCGATGACAAGAGGATCCGGAAAAGTCAGCAGAATGTTTTCTACTACGCAACCGTTCCCTCAGAGGAACATGCTATCGCAATGTTTGATCGGTCCATACAACTTAAGGCTATCATCGAT GTCTGGACTGAGGGGCAAAGATACTCGAACATACTGCAAAACATAAGAACGCAACACCAACACAACGTAGAGCAGACGCTGGTTGGTAAAAGCTGGTGCGTCAAATACAATTGCTTCAATGCGAAAAACGACACGGACAAGTTGGTGGCAATCCTGGAGGAAATGACCGAGGTGTTCGAACGCGCCGGAAAAGTTGACATAAAGAATCCGGAAACAAAAATCGCCATAATAGAG AATTATTTCGACGACAAATCGAGAAACCTCAGAACCATTTACTTTGGGCGCTATCTGCGTGACCGCAGCGACATCGGATACTGGTGGGACCACTATGCGTTATCGAAACGACCAATACTGGCTCCGACAACTTTGGAAAACATGCTCGCGTTCATAATGGCCAATTTG GCTCTAGTCAAGAAAGGATCCGTTGTGCTGGATCCATTCGCAGGGTCTGCGGGTTCATTGATAACGGCGTCGCACTTTGG AGCTGTGTGTTTCGGGAGTGATATTGATATGCGCATACTCAAGGGCTGGGGAGTAGCGCACCATAATCGCAATCTACCCCAATCAGGTAAGGCATTGTCAAACATGCACACAGACACAGCAGACCTGCCCACACACATATACACCAATTTCAAGTTCTACGGCCTCACCACGGCGGAAATGCTGCGATTTGACAACCGGTATACG GTGTGGAGATCCATGGGAGCGTTGCAGAATTGCCGAAAGGAATGGGTGGATGCCATAATCACAGACCCGCCTTACG GGATACGTGCCAGCGCCAAACATCGCAGGCTACTTCATGACGGGACTGGAAACGAAGCTGTGCATTGCCTAATAGGCACACTGCTAGACCTTGCGGAGTCCATGCTGGTCCCAGGTGGCAGACTGGTCTTCCTCCTGCCAACTAAAAACGACAGGTGGGAGGTACAGGCGAAGACATATTGTTCGCACAGACTCACGGACGCGCTACACGTTATCAAGCGAGACAAACTGCTTGTGAAGCATTTGGGCCTGCAGTCTCTAACTGGAG GTGCTTCTAGGTTTATAGTGGTCCTCGAGAAAGCTCCAACGCCAATTTCATCTACCGAGGTGGAATTTAAAAATTAA
- a CDS encoding hydroxyacylglutathione hydrolase, putative, which yields MYTRLITGVFGLCFIRHTPLLHISQLILFSRAFTTSCGTRHATLVGKVNRRAFSSGNMFNDILKKPCAEVVPVPVFSDNYAYLLVEHGTTNAFCVDPAEPRTVLQAAGERQLTLTAALCTHKHYDHSGGNTEIQRLVPGITVYGSSYEAVPGVTHGLMDGEVIRLGSLEVKGVRAACHTVGHMMYYVSNPSDPSTQPIMFTGDTVFIAGCGRFFEGSAANMLDIMNKLRAYPKETLIYCGHEYTVKNLQFAKTVDPSAAVLRKLEWAERVRAQGMPTVPSTLGEELEYNPFMRSSELMGTVGESTEEGAMRKLRSMKDRF from the exons ATGTATACGCGACTCATAACGGGTGTATTTGGACTCTGCTTCATTCGCCACACACCGCTACTCCACATTTCACAGCTCATCCTCTTTTCCCGCGCCTTCACGACTTCGTGCGGAACGAGACACGCGACCCTTGTTGGCAAAGTCAACCGTCGTGCCTTCAGCTCCGGCAACATGTTCAACGACATCCTCAAG AAACCTTGCGCCGAAGTGGTTCCCGTCCCAGTCTTTTCGGACAACTACGCCTATCTGCTGGTCGAGCACGGGACGACGAATGCGTTCTGCGTGGATCCCGCGGAGCCGCGTACCGTGCTGCAGGCCGCCGGCGAGCGGCAATTGACGCTGACTGCCGCGCTGTGCACGCACAAGCATTATGACCACAGCGGCGGCAACACCGAAATACAGCGTTTGGTACCTGGCATAACCGTGTACGGGTCGTCTTACGAGGCGGTGCCCGGCGTGACGCACGGCCTGATGGACGGTGAGGTGATCCGCCTTGGCTCGCTTGAGGTGAAGGGTGTCCGTGCCGCCTGCCACACCGTAGGCCACATGATGTATTACGTCTCCAACCCTTCCGACCCCTCCACTCAGCCGATCATGTTCACTGGCGACACGGTGTTCATTGCCGGGTGCGGCCGTTTCTTCGAGGGCTCCGCTGCGAACATGCTAGACATCATGAACAAGCTGCGCGCATACCCCAAGGAGACCTTGATCTACTGCGGCCACGAGTACACGGTGAAGAACTTGCAATTCGCCAAGACTGTGGATCCAtccgctgccgtgctgcGGAAGTTGGAGTGGGCTGAACGCGTCAGGGCCCAGGGTATGCCCACCGTGCCGTCAACGTTAGGCGAG GAACTGGAATACAACCCATTCATGCGTTCGTCTGAACTGATGGGCACCGTCGGCGAGTCGACGGAGGAGGGCGCCATGCGCAAATTGCGCAGCATGAAGGACCGCTTCTAA
- a CDS encoding ribosomal protein L38e, putative: protein MPRALKDLRDYLAVLKRPDATSVTVYRKTRKGGVQLTKFKVRCSKYLYTLSVPNQAKANKIEASIPGHIKKLVVAAKKK, encoded by the coding sequence ATGCCGCGCGCCCTCAAAGACCTCAGGGACTACCTCGCCGTACTCAAGCGCCCCGACGCCACCTCCGTCACCGTATACAGGAAGACGCGCAAGGGCGGAGTCCAGCTCACCAAGTTCAAGGTGCGCTGCTCCAAGTACCTCTACACCCTCTCCGTGCCCAACCAGGCCAAGGCCAACAAAATCGAGGCCTCGATCCCGGGCCACATCAAAAAGTTGGTCGTTGCCGCCAAGAAGAAGTGA
- a CDS encoding phosphoriboprotein P0, putative, whose amino-acid sequence MAGMSKQEKKKAYFERLTHLVKTYPQILIVSVDHVGSRQMANVRHSLRGKAEILMGKNTMIRMVLNTSFPDSEDMAKLLSCIKLNVGFVFCMTDPLEIRKIILENRVPAPARQGVIAPCDVFISAGSTGMDPSQTSFFQALGISTKIVKGQIEIQNDVHLIKENDRVTASSATLLQKLNMKPFSYGLKIEKFYDNGHLVEAKALDITEEDILEVVKAGVSNVNAMSLALGFPTAMSINHSLLGAFKNCVSLALETDICFKEMQGIKDRLDNPELFAAVAAAPVAAAAATQEAAAAPAAEEEEEEDDMGFSLFD is encoded by the coding sequence ATGGCTGGCATGAGCAAGCAGGAGAAAAAGAAGGCCTACTTCGAGCGCCTGACGCACCTGGTCAAGACCTACCCACAGATACTTATCGTCAGTGTCGATCATGTGGGATCCAGGCAGATGGCCAACGTGCGCCACTCACTCCGTGGCAAGGCGGAAATTCTTATGGGAAAGAACACCATGATTCGCATGGTGCTCAACACCAGCTTCCCGGACTCTGAGGACATGGCTAAGCTGCTGTCATGCATCAAGTTGAACGTCGGTTTCGTCTTCTGTATGACCGACCCCCTCGAGATCAGGAAGATCATTCTGGAAAACAGGGTCCCAGCCCCCGCCAGGCAGGGTGTTATCGCTCCCTGTGACGTTTTCATCTCGGCTGGTTCCACTGGTATGGACCCCTCGCAGACCTCCTTCTTCCAGGCCTTGGGTATCTCCACCAAGATCGTCAAGGGTCAGATCGAAATTCAAAATGACGTCCACCTCATCAAGGAAAACGACAGGGTCACGGCCTCCAGTGCCACGCTTCTTCAGAAGCTTAACATGAAGCCCTTCTCGTACGGTCTCAAGATCGAAAAGTTCTACGACAACGGACACTTGGTTGAGGCCAAGGCCCTCGACATCACGGAGGAAGACATCCTCGAGGTGGTCAAGGCCGGTGTCAGCAACGTGAACGCCATGTCACTGGCCCTCGGTTTCCCCACCGCCATGTCCATCAACCACTCGTTGCTCGGCGCCTTCAAGAACTGTGTGTCGTTGGCCCTCGAGACGGACATCTGCTTCAAGGAGATGCAGGGCATCAAGGACAGGTTGGACAACCCGGAGCTATTCGCCGCCGTTGCTGCAGCCCCTgtggctgctgctgccgccaccCAGGAGGCCGCAGCTGCGCCCGCAGccgaggaggaagaggaagaGGACGATATGGGATTCTCCTTGTTCGACTGA
- a CDS encoding GTPase family protein, putative yields MIVRGGRGGKGNRYYMSKFNPAPYVCERGEEGVTREIVLNYKIIGHVALIGKPNSGTLGVCSFAHTSTGKSSLLRCLSNARPRVADYAFSTKFPIMGMLDVDEFVDRSAEMDNVIDGDEPDVVDRVDDLAVVDTTNSEEIEYAPTDSTYSDVINDIDGFAADNDKIGDISSDNYVMGEETDTRSDDADSVDANRSNSQSSAMMCMYGYRCSPQLQSRSDDAHDDMQRHVAGSSAADRVHSSEDGGTVLRGVHVKRVSPQSVPGNPSDSASDTYYGYSSSYESAYDSEDDSTMYSNGSHDDHGSEDGCGRECTNGSFDTGANIAEMCGLATGDDASSKRRQLTIADVPGLIEGASAGRGLGHQFLKHIENSNVLAYVVDGSLEDPLADYHDVRNEVGLYNEALLSRLELVLINKIDLIDESRVRELVDQFKQECNHDRVYAISAKTRQNMDEIKKTFANIYQEHTDNSNRNHEPMDAAIDDPNDFRKLNPRKFKVEQVAEGEFRIKSDYLERKIPMMRFEYRETLDKLRRILRTNRIHYKLRRMGVKAGDTVHVGGMSFCVDELAY; encoded by the exons ATGATTGTCAGAGGTGGCCGAGGAGGCAAGGGGAATCGGTACTACATGTCAAAATT CAACCCGGCGCCGTACGTTTGCGAACGCGGAGAGGAGGGAGTAACACGTGAAATTGTGCTGAACTACAAAATTATAGGCCATGTTGCGCTCATAGGCAAGCCGAACTCAGGTACGCTAGGTGTTTGTAGCTTCGCTCACACGTCCACAGGAAAGAGTTCACTGCTACGGTGCCTCAGCAACGCAAGGCCCAGAGTTGCCGATTACGCTTTTTCAACGAAATTTCCGATCATGGGCATGCTTGATGTCGATGAATTTGTTGACAGGAGTGCTGAAATGGATAATGTCATTGACGGCGATGAACCGGATGTAGTTGACCGCGTGGATGATCTAGCCGTGGTAGATACGACGAATTCAGAGGAGATTGAATATGCACCAACGGATTCGACTTATAGTGACGTCATCAATGATATTGACGGCTTTGCTGCGGACAATGATAAGATTGGCGATATTAGCTCGGACAATTACGTCATGGGGGAGGAAACGGACACAAGGTCCGATGATGCTGATTCAGTTGATGCCAACAGATCTAACAGTCAATCAAGCGCCATGATGTGTATGTACGGTTACCGTTgctcgccgcagctgcagtcacGCAGTGACGATGCTCACGATGACATGCAAAGGCATGTAGCAGGATCGAGCGCAGCTGACCGTGTACATAGCTCAGAGGATGGAGGCACAGTATTGAGGGGCGTGCATGTCAAACGAGTGTCACCCCAGAGTGTGCCTGGAAATCCCAGCGATTCTGCTAGCGATACATATTATGGCTACAGTTCGAGCTACGAGTCCGCGTACGACTCTGAAGACGATTCCACGATGTACTCGAACGGATCTCATGACGATCACGGTTCTGAAGATGGCTGTGGTCGAGAATGCACCAATGGGTCCTTCGACACGGGTGCAAATATTGCCGAGATGTGTGGCCTTGCTACAGGTGATGACGCATCAAGCAAGAGGAGGCAGCTGACAATTGCGGACGTTCCGGGGCTGATAGAAGGCGCAAGTGCTGGTCGCGGTCTCGGGCATCAATTCCTCAAGCATATAGAAAATTCAAACGTACTTGCATACGTCGTCGACGGCAGCCTTGAGGACCCGCTGGCCGACTACCACGACGTGCGCAACGAGGTGGGACTCTATAATGAAGCACTATTGTCGCGATTGGAGCTCGTACTAATCAATAAGATCGACCTTATTGATGAGTCAAGAGTGAGAGAACTAGTTGACCAATTCAAACAGGAGTGCAACCATGATAGAGTATACGCCATCTCAGCCAAGACTAGGCAAAATATGGATGAAATAAAGAAAACATTTGCCAACATATACCAGGAGCACACTGACAACTCAAACAGGAACCACGAACCAATGGACGCAGCTATCGACGACCCGAACGATTTCAGAAAACTTAACCCGCGCAAGTTCAAAGTGGAGCAGGTAGCGGAGGGGGAATTCAGGATCAAATCGGACTACCTAGAGCGCAAGATACCGATGATGCGATTCGAGTACAGGGAGACTCTGGATAAGCTTAGGCGCATCCTGCGCACAAATCGCATACACTATAAGCTTAGGCGAATGGGCGTCAAGGCAGGTGATACGGTCCACGTCGGAGGCATGAGCTTCTGCGTGGACGAGTTAGCGTATTGA
- a CDS encoding GTP1/OBG containing protein, putative, whose amino-acid sequence MSLVDSPGLKIKSSFISSEPICIASGNTADAYRRSNTSAAYYKGIPYTLGCKKAGALFVLGSDTNSDELALTHKEQFDEDDGNVAAYSDNAAICNAELPEAPTFIDATDTANDWHETQLVDKCRILAVGGRGGDGCVSFRREKHVPLGGADGGNGGPGGSVYLICNEAMSNLNPVKQFYIYKAESGHHGLGGRRNGAKGNHRFIPVPPGTHVYSTSGELYAVLQNEGKTAQ is encoded by the exons ATGTCACTTGTAGATTCCCCTGGATTGAAGATAAAATCTTCGTTCATCTCATCCGAGCCCATTTGCATCGCATCGGGGAATACGGCTGACGCCTATCGCAGAAGCAATACATCTGCAGCTTATTATAAGGGTATTCCATACACTTTGGGGTGTAAAAAAGCCGGGGCGTTGTTTGTTCTGGGTTCGGACACAAACAGCGATGAACTTGCACTAACCCATAAAGAGCAATTCGATGAAGATGACGGAAATGTAGCAGCTTATTCCGACAACGCCGCTATATGCAACGCTGAGTTACCGGAAGCACCGACTTTCATTGATGCCACGGACACAGCGA ATGATTGGCACGAGACACAGCTGGTTGACAAGTGTAGGATATTGGCCGTCGGCGGTCGTGGAGGCGACGGCTGCGTGTCGTTCAGAAGGGAAAAGCACGTGCCGCTGGGAGGGGCGGATGGAGGGAACGGCGGCCCGGGTGGGTCGGTATACCTGATCTGCAATGAGGCAATGAGCAACCTCAACCCAGTCAAACAATTCTACATCTACAAGGCGGAAAGTGGGCATCACGGCTTGGGTGGTCGCAGGAACGGCGCCAAGGGTAACCACAGGTTCATACCCGTCCCACCCGGCACGCACGTATACAGCACGAGCGGCGAATTGTATGCAGTATTGCAGAATGAAGGTAAAACGGCACAATGA
- a CDS encoding tetratricopeptide repeat (TPR)-/ U-box domain-containing protein, putative, with product MGDVSQFNAISANDEWEVRQRRIQDAERFRNLGNESFKRGFLESAIDYYSKAIECYPDNFEYYTNRALCYKKQGKWQNVANDVRKALNIDADSVKAHYYLGQALLHLGEPEEGLKKLVKAKTLSEHYKVPFINEIEDEILRAKKFVWMNEDASFVQDLCSLKNYVEGAIARDAQGGTVTEEESAERLSQYRKVFNALDKARERNIPSYLCCKISMVGRTRHADIALQCIMKDPVVTSSGITYERELLEQHFKCNGEFDPVTREPCSVRNVYPNYSIKEAIDLFLKENPWAFDE from the exons ATGGGCGACGTTAGCCAGTTCAACGCGATCAGCGCCAACGACGAGTGGGAGGTCCGCCAGCGGAGGATACAAGATGCTGAGCGGTTCCGGAATCTTGGCAACGAGAGCTTCAAGCGGGGGTTTCTCGAGTCGGCGATAGACTACTACTCCAAAGCCATCGAATGCTACCCCGATAACTTCGAGTACTACACCAACCGCGCTCTCTGCTACAAAAAGCAGGGAAAGTGGCAGAAC GTTGCGAATGACGTGCGGAAGGCGCTTAACATCGATGCGGACTCCGTAAAGGCCCACTACTACCTCGGCCAGGCTCTGCTACACTTAG GCGAGCCTGAGGAAGGCCTCAAGAAGCTTGTCAAGGCAAAAACGCTCTCCGAGCACTACAAAGTGCCCTTCATCAACGAAATCGAGGATGAAATACTACGGGCAAAGAAGTTTGTCTGGATGAACGAGGACGCCTCCTTCGTCCAGGACCTCTGCAGCTTGAAGAATTACGTCGAG GGTGCCATCGCCCGTGACGCTCAAGGTGGCACCGTCACCGAAGAAGAAAGCGCAGAGCGATTATCGCAGTATCGTAAAGTGTTCAACGCGCTCGACAAGGCGCGGGAACGCAACATACCAAGCTATCTGTGCTGCAAGATCTCCATGGTAGGCAGGACACGGCACGCTGACATCGCATTGCAGTGCATCATGAAGGACCCAGTAGTCACGTCGAGCGGAATCACGTACGAACGTGAACTGCTGGAGCAACACTTTAAATGCAACGGAGAATTTGATCCCGTAACGAG GGAACCTTGTTCTGTCAGAAACGTGTACCCCAACTACTCCATCAAAGAAGCAATTGATCTGTTCTTGAAGGA GAATCCATGGGCGTTCGACGAGTGA
- a CDS encoding glycerol-3-phosphate dehydrogenase, putative: protein MASPRKVCVMGCGNWGTASGKLVAENAARHPEFEDKVRLWVLEEVFEGRKLSEIINTDHENKKYLPGIKLPHNLVGVPDMKECVQESDTFVIVLPHQFVKSTVKKMKEMGPLRPGSICISLVKGIELTGRDVVCFTETIEQELGIPCLALSGANVATNVAMEEFSEATIGYKEKEHAVIYQKLFDRPYFKINCVPGVAAVQVFGAIKNVVAISAGFCDGLGLGSNTKAAIMRIGLNEIYKFATKFFNEDCNRVVFESAGVADLITTCIGGRNVRCAAEFAKHHGKKSWTDIESEMLGGQKLQGTSTSEEVYNVLKANGIEAEFPLFVVTYRIAYEGADPADIIRQFSVEAIAPF from the exons ATGGCATCACCGAGGAAG gtctgcgtcatgggcTGCGGCAACTGGGGCACTGCGTCTGGCAAACTCGTCGCGGAGAACGCAGCGAGGCACCCTGAGTTCGAGGACAAAGTACGCCTGTGGGTGCTCGAGGAAGTCTTCGAGGGCCGCAAGCTCAGCGAGATCATCAACACGGACCACGAGAACAAGAAGTACCTGCCTGGTATTAAGCTGCCTCACAACCTTGTCGGTGTACCGGACATGAAGGAGTGCGTGCAGGAGTCCGACACCTTCGTCATTGTGCTCCCTCACCAGTTCGTCAAGTCCACCGTCAAGAAGATGAAGGAAATGGGTCCGCTCAGGCCCGGCTCCATCTGCATCAGTCTCGTCAAGGGTATCGAGCTCACCGGACGCGATGTGGTCTGCTTCACCGAGACCATCGAGCAGGAGCTTGGCATCCCCTGCCTCGCCCTGTCCGGTGCCAACGTCGCCACCAACGTCGCCATGGAGGAGTTCAGTGAAGCCACCATTGGGTACAAGGAGAAGGAGCACGCCGTCATCTACCAGAAGCTCTTCGACAGGCCTTACTTCAAGATCAACTGCGTGCCCGgtgtcgccgccgtccaGGTCTTCGGCGCCATCAAGAACGTCGTTGCCATTTCCGCCGGTTTCTGCGACGGCCTGGGGCTCGGGTCCAACACCAAGGCTGCCATCATGAGGATCGGGCTCAACGAAATCTACAAGTTCGCCAccaagttcttcaacgagGACTGCAACAGGGTCGTTTTCGAGAGCGCCGGCGTCGCTGACCTGATCACCACCTGCATCGGTGGCAGGAACGTGCGCTGTGCGGCCGAGTTTGCCAAGCACCACGGAAAGAAGTCATGGACCGACATCGAAAGCGAGATGTTGGGTGGACAGAAGCTCCAG GGAACTTCCACCTCCGAAGAAGTCTACAACGTCCTCAAGGCAAACGGAATTGAAGCTGAATTCCCGTTGTTCGTCGTCACCTACAGGATTGCCTACGAGGGTGCCGATCCCGCAGACATCATCCGCCAGTTCTCC GTCGAAGCCATAGCGCCATTCTAA